In Sphingobacterium zeae, one genomic interval encodes:
- a CDS encoding endonuclease/exonuclease/phosphatase family protein, protein MNYKHISCILLLLLFAAHPSFAQTNRRVYPIAFYNLENLYDAVKDSSINDDEFTPKGANTWTEAKYQQKIKNMARAIRAIGSPSSNLGPIALGVAEIENRRVLEDLTRDPQLRELGLKIVHHDSPDRRGVDVGFLYNPEFFTPFNDRVHPFNLPENPGFKTRDQLLVSGTIAGDTVHIIVNHWPSRYGNKSSELREFAASITKGICDSLYRENPEAKIIIMGDLNDDPKDKSVKDVLQAKKNPQDVPTQGLFNTMWKFYDKGIGSLGYQGQWNLFDQIIISRPLLDNKNKGLRFVKAEIFNRDFLVQQEGRNKGYPHRTFSGGVFINGYSDHFPTLIYLVK, encoded by the coding sequence ATGAACTATAAACACATCAGCTGTATTTTACTTCTCCTTTTATTTGCTGCACACCCGAGTTTCGCACAAACCAACCGTCGGGTTTACCCCATCGCATTCTACAATTTGGAGAATTTGTACGATGCCGTAAAAGATTCTTCCATCAATGACGATGAGTTTACGCCAAAGGGTGCCAACACATGGACAGAAGCCAAATACCAGCAAAAGATTAAAAATATGGCGCGAGCAATTCGCGCTATTGGTTCGCCGAGTTCAAACCTCGGGCCCATTGCTTTAGGCGTAGCCGAAATTGAAAACCGCCGGGTTCTGGAAGATCTTACACGAGATCCCCAACTCCGTGAGCTGGGATTAAAGATCGTTCATCATGACTCCCCTGACCGCCGTGGTGTGGATGTTGGATTCCTTTATAATCCAGAATTCTTCACTCCTTTTAATGACAGGGTTCATCCATTCAACCTGCCTGAAAACCCGGGCTTCAAAACGAGAGATCAACTACTGGTATCCGGCACAATTGCTGGCGATACAGTGCATATCATTGTCAACCACTGGCCTTCGCGTTATGGCAATAAATCTTCTGAACTTCGCGAATTCGCCGCAAGTATTACTAAAGGCATATGTGATTCCCTATATCGCGAAAATCCGGAGGCCAAGATCATCATCATGGGCGATTTGAATGATGACCCCAAAGATAAAAGCGTGAAGGATGTCTTGCAGGCCAAGAAAAACCCACAAGATGTACCAACTCAAGGATTGTTTAATACCATGTGGAAGTTTTACGATAAGGGAATTGGATCTCTTGGTTATCAAGGACAGTGGAACCTTTTTGATCAAATCATTATCTCCAGGCCACTATTGGATAATAAAAACAAAGGCTTACGTTTTGTCAAAGCAGAAATCTTCAATCGGGACTTTTTGGTTCAACAGGAAGGCCGTAACAAAGGTTATCCGCACCGGACATTTTCAGGTGGCGTATTTATCAATGGCTACTCAGATCACTTTCCAACGTTGATCTATTTAGTAAAATAA
- a CDS encoding LamG-like jellyroll fold domain-containing protein has protein sequence MKRKYRLKKLALIALGAVFTLASCTKYANPAAVYEDYDQGVDQTVKRRVLFISIDGAVGLEMKKIMPTNIAELLKTSKYSFEAIANENTKDAATWMSMMSGVNQDKHQIEDDSYIPKPDENDPHHNASGYPSILYRISTISPTIKTYVVARDQAITTKLLVSADEATSVNSDEEVKNKVIELLGKKNPGLAVVQFKDVLQAGIAGGFSSGNSGYVDAVKKVDGYIGEIMKALKARKNYPYENWLVIVTSNHGGTDRVYGGDSYAERNIFAIFQNNNFKQLELKADIMKSMRFYGFYDAGQTSFGGYGPNAFRGRNNPVLANESIYEVAKTGELTVEAKIKMNPVDGKFDYASNAPFLGKNAARTGSTAGWAFFKSGSALTFFVADGSTNVQPGMGPVSSAGEWTHIAATVAKVNNVPTVKVYVNGLKTGEATSTTMNLNNVTSTTGLTFGYFPYIFSGLAVDMQLCDVHIYNKAMDEATLKKNANRVGIPDAELTNPNLVGYWPMDGLVSNSFMNKVAGNPSIAAQGASRLVLSGNTLPFVDQNNTVLIQPADMFTQIFYWLELQAQKDWNLDGQVFLNKYEIEFLKP, from the coding sequence ATGAAAAGAAAATATAGACTGAAAAAACTTGCTTTGATCGCTTTAGGAGCGGTATTCACCTTAGCAAGCTGTACAAAGTATGCAAATCCAGCGGCGGTATATGAAGATTACGATCAAGGGGTCGATCAGACCGTGAAGAGAAGGGTCTTATTTATTTCCATTGATGGGGCGGTTGGATTGGAGATGAAAAAGATCATGCCAACTAATATTGCGGAGTTGCTGAAAACAAGTAAGTATTCATTTGAAGCAATTGCAAATGAGAATACAAAAGATGCGGCCACGTGGATGTCAATGATGTCTGGGGTAAACCAGGATAAGCATCAGATTGAAGATGATTCGTATATTCCAAAACCGGACGAAAATGATCCGCATCATAATGCTTCGGGCTATCCTTCCATCTTATATCGAATTTCAACAATTTCTCCGACGATAAAAACCTATGTGGTTGCACGTGATCAGGCAATTACAACTAAACTTTTGGTCAGTGCGGACGAAGCAACATCTGTCAATTCAGATGAGGAAGTTAAAAATAAAGTAATCGAGCTTTTGGGAAAAAAGAATCCGGGCCTGGCAGTTGTACAATTTAAAGATGTTTTACAGGCAGGTATAGCTGGAGGATTTTCTTCTGGAAATTCTGGCTATGTTGATGCGGTAAAGAAAGTGGATGGTTATATCGGGGAGATTATGAAGGCTTTAAAGGCACGGAAGAACTATCCTTATGAAAACTGGCTGGTTATTGTAACAAGTAATCACGGCGGGACAGATCGAGTGTATGGCGGAGATTCGTATGCCGAACGCAACATATTTGCTATTTTCCAGAATAATAATTTCAAACAGCTAGAACTGAAGGCAGATATTATGAAGTCCATGCGTTTTTATGGTTTTTATGATGCAGGTCAAACTTCTTTCGGTGGATATGGACCTAATGCTTTTCGTGGTCGGAATAATCCTGTTTTAGCAAATGAATCTATTTATGAAGTTGCTAAGACAGGTGAATTGACCGTTGAAGCAAAGATTAAAATGAATCCTGTAGACGGTAAATTTGATTATGCAAGTAATGCTCCATTTTTGGGGAAGAACGCTGCTCGGACAGGATCAACAGCAGGATGGGCATTTTTTAAGTCAGGTAGTGCATTAACATTTTTTGTTGCGGATGGCAGCACGAATGTACAGCCGGGAATGGGGCCTGTTTCGTCTGCTGGCGAATGGACGCATATTGCGGCAACAGTTGCTAAGGTAAATAATGTGCCTACAGTCAAAGTTTATGTCAATGGTCTAAAAACGGGGGAAGCGACTAGTACGACGATGAATCTGAATAATGTTACAAGTACTACTGGCTTGACTTTTGGTTATTTCCCTTATATTTTTTCAGGCTTAGCCGTAGATATGCAGTTATGTGATGTGCATATTTATAACAAAGCTATGGACGAAGCAACATTGAAGAAAAATGCCAATCGTGTCGGAATTCCGGATGCTGAATTGACGAATCCTAATCTTGTGGGCTATTGGCCAATGGATGGGCTGGTAAGCAACTCTTTTATGAATAAGGTAGCGGGAAACCCAAGTATTGCCGCACAAGGGGCCTCACGGCTTGTCCTTTCAGGAAATACCTTACCTTTTGTCGATCAGAATAATACGGTTTTAATCCAACCTGCAGACATGTTTACCCAAATCTTCTATTGGTTGGAATTACAGGCACAAAAAGACTGGAACTTAGACGGCCAGGTTTTCCTTAATAAGTATGAAATCGAATTCTTAAAGCCTTAA
- a CDS encoding DUF5689 domain-containing protein: MNKKNIQTVCASMLSLICIGLILFTGACKRDPEAPLLTQPIYDGPNANTTIAALKEKYASINDPKVIDEDLVIKALVTGNDISGNIYKQLYIQDETAAINLGVDQNSMYTTFRAGQEVYISLKGLSMVKYGGELQIGFSGTNANRIAWEIFKQHTKVSGWPNAANLTPLEVDLSKLDASMVNKLVIIKNVRFNNGGVNAFAGGTATVSEVVKDANGKTLDVRNSNFSTFAKEILPKGNGTLVGILGRYNGGWQLFLRDKTDVIDFDGTDAGTTPTDPGAGEVIFNETFGDGTYGSGNRPKIGCFYRF, from the coding sequence ATGAATAAAAAAAATATACAAACGGTCTGTGCATCGATGCTATCGCTCATCTGTATTGGACTCATCTTATTTACAGGAGCCTGTAAGCGCGATCCTGAAGCCCCCTTATTGACTCAGCCGATCTACGACGGTCCAAATGCCAACACCACAATAGCCGCATTAAAAGAAAAATACGCAAGCATTAACGATCCAAAAGTAATCGACGAAGATCTGGTTATTAAAGCACTAGTGACCGGAAACGATATTTCGGGGAATATCTACAAACAACTGTACATTCAGGATGAAACTGCAGCCATCAATTTGGGTGTCGATCAAAACAGCATGTACACAACTTTTCGCGCAGGCCAGGAAGTGTATATCAGCTTAAAAGGCCTATCCATGGTGAAATATGGTGGCGAACTGCAGATTGGATTCAGTGGAACCAATGCCAATCGTATTGCATGGGAAATCTTCAAACAACATACAAAAGTTAGCGGATGGCCTAATGCGGCTAATTTAACGCCATTGGAAGTTGATCTTTCTAAATTAGACGCTTCGATGGTCAACAAGTTGGTTATCATTAAAAATGTGCGTTTTAACAATGGTGGTGTCAATGCTTTCGCAGGTGGAACGGCAACTGTTAGCGAGGTAGTCAAAGATGCGAATGGCAAAACATTGGATGTTCGCAACAGCAACTTCTCTACCTTTGCTAAAGAGATCCTTCCTAAAGGAAACGGAACACTAGTCGGAATTTTAGGTCGTTACAATGGTGGTTGGCAGCTCTTCTTACGTGACAAAACAGATGTTATTGATTTTGACGGTACAGATGCTGGAACAACACCAACTGACCCCGGAGCCGGAGAAGTGATCTTTAATGAGACATTTGGTGATGGTACTTATGGAAGTGGTAACCGTCCCAAAATTGGCTGCTTTTACCGATTTTGA
- a CDS encoding M60 family metallopeptidase → MNKIYIMGVFAGVIALASSCSKYGYDFKDGYQLGDSTASEILTDTTMGRPDKSLYTRARIYPGLVGDGVKRVMDTTVTLLMNKQYVNRNEFKVQATPAPYYSTGLYAPAGEVVRITVPQGVVGLTVQLGVHEDNIGGKDAPRRDALIYTRKELFPGVNYVRNLYGGTIWIINEKPMTSPVTLKIAGAVKATDFVLGKSTIAQWQKDVMASDVPWMDLIGKHVAFSVPRSLISRFIQSGRADHIDEALELWDKTYEEDYYDWMGLSRNAPDIINRYPEFWERGVMDIHPSVGYAHSGSPWVMQEDEYWLDELINPNTIKKGTSWGTYHEVGHNYQAVFSWSWSDLGETTNNLFIFNAARKRGNTDRISFHPALKTEIPAGIAFAKDNVPKNFSNIPLSYGLSSPNNVVFARLTPFLQIFDKVKGKNGELGWDFFPYIYSKARNENFSTSLEQAKRDYFYRQLCHFAGTDFNRFFIAWGIPVSASAKREIRNLYPPLKTTLWEYNPLTFTGGDTPLPTKYNLPSNRFTFTANVATATNESLGTFAALTDGKANTYWHTCWSGCSIPTTVPVELTLNMNEMNAFKGFYIQNRQGATYQTKVKVLISSDSKNWKEMGTYALAQSAENTAQRNVMREFVFSSIVEAQYVKFVFPNQNLGGAVHVALAEIGVFYDI, encoded by the coding sequence ATGAATAAGATATATATAATGGGAGTATTTGCAGGAGTGATTGCTTTGGCCTCATCCTGCAGCAAATATGGCTATGACTTTAAAGATGGTTATCAGCTTGGGGACTCCACTGCTTCCGAGATTTTAACAGACACCACAATGGGTAGACCCGATAAAAGCCTGTATACACGTGCTCGGATCTATCCAGGGCTTGTGGGTGATGGGGTTAAACGTGTGATGGATACAACGGTGACATTATTGATGAATAAGCAATATGTGAACAGAAATGAGTTTAAAGTGCAGGCGACGCCGGCACCTTATTATAGTACAGGATTGTATGCACCAGCAGGAGAAGTCGTGCGGATTACTGTTCCGCAAGGAGTAGTGGGACTTACAGTTCAGTTGGGGGTACATGAGGATAATATAGGGGGAAAAGATGCTCCCCGCCGAGATGCTCTTATCTATACCCGTAAAGAGCTTTTTCCAGGTGTCAACTATGTCCGCAATTTATATGGTGGAACAATTTGGATTATCAATGAGAAGCCAATGACCTCACCTGTCACATTAAAAATTGCTGGAGCGGTTAAAGCGACGGATTTTGTTCTTGGGAAAAGTACAATTGCCCAGTGGCAAAAGGATGTTATGGCCAGTGATGTCCCTTGGATGGATCTAATCGGTAAACATGTCGCTTTTTCCGTGCCGCGTTCGCTTATTTCCCGATTTATTCAATCGGGCCGGGCAGATCATATTGATGAGGCGCTGGAACTTTGGGATAAAACGTATGAGGAAGATTACTACGATTGGATGGGATTGAGCCGTAATGCTCCAGATATTATTAACCGGTACCCAGAGTTTTGGGAGCGGGGTGTCATGGATATTCATCCCTCTGTCGGCTATGCACATAGTGGTAGTCCATGGGTCATGCAGGAAGATGAATACTGGCTTGATGAGCTGATTAACCCGAATACAATTAAAAAGGGAACTTCTTGGGGAACATATCATGAGGTCGGACACAATTATCAGGCCGTGTTTTCATGGAGCTGGAGTGATCTGGGCGAAACGACAAATAACCTGTTTATTTTCAACGCTGCGCGGAAACGTGGCAATACGGATCGGATTTCATTTCACCCGGCTTTAAAAACAGAAATACCGGCAGGAATAGCTTTCGCAAAAGATAATGTACCAAAGAATTTCTCAAATATACCACTTAGTTATGGACTCAGTTCCCCAAATAACGTGGTATTTGCACGCTTGACACCTTTTCTGCAGATTTTTGATAAAGTAAAGGGGAAAAATGGGGAATTAGGTTGGGATTTCTTCCCTTATATTTATTCAAAAGCTCGGAATGAGAATTTTTCGACATCGTTGGAACAAGCGAAGCGAGATTATTTTTATCGTCAGCTCTGTCATTTTGCTGGGACAGACTTCAATCGTTTCTTTATAGCTTGGGGTATTCCGGTCAGCGCTTCGGCAAAGCGGGAAATACGTAATCTGTATCCACCGCTGAAAACCACACTATGGGAGTATAATCCATTGACATTTACTGGTGGCGATACACCGCTACCGACCAAATATAACTTGCCAAGCAATCGTTTTACGTTCACTGCGAATGTTGCGACAGCGACGAATGAAAGTTTGGGGACCTTTGCAGCATTAACAGATGGTAAAGCAAATACCTACTGGCATACCTGCTGGTCAGGTTGTAGTATACCAACAACCGTTCCTGTTGAATTAACACTAAACATGAATGAAATGAATGCTTTTAAGGGATTTTATATTCAAAATCGTCAGGGTGCTACCTATCAAACGAAAGTGAAAGTGTTGATTAGCAGTGACAGTAAGAATTGGAAGGAAATGGGGACTTATGCATTGGCTCAAAGTGCTGAAAATACAGCACAGCGCAACGTTATGCGCGAATTTGTATTCTCCAGTATTGTGGAGGCTCAGTATGTCAAGTTTGTGTTTCCTAATCAAAACCTGGGGGGAGCTGTTCACGTAGCTTTGGCCGAAATTGGTGTGTTTTATGATATTTAA
- a CDS encoding discoidin domain-containing protein, with product MKKRFSEVIGKCLLIGSVLMAVQACKEEELVFPPQPEQEVVVSEKRPTARPSSLTYVSAFNQNIEIYFPKLSDRVTKATITYMDGTEKKIELTKFEDPIIIHLSEYKSYDFSIQYFTNEGTSSKVTTTVLTPLSYEVKYKLDNIQTEPIEGGVKFTFPKTLDRSLKYTIKYTVEGEQRIKTVDGPAVESIAIDKLFDETKPISFKLTIVDAELKVEASKVIEQAPGAQAMVGDEAEFTDRSNWIATVSDAQIDDGGGAAALIDNDIMSFWHSQYDPSIPFPHWFKIDFGKARFISKIGMIRRSGANNGFIQYDLETSLDGITFTKVASNLSFDPANSNWQYYTLPKVTRGRYVRVTMTKPKDAGDDFTHLGEFKAFGY from the coding sequence ATGAAGAAAAGATTTAGCGAAGTAATTGGCAAATGCCTTTTGATTGGAAGCGTTTTAATGGCTGTTCAGGCATGCAAAGAAGAGGAACTTGTATTTCCACCACAGCCCGAACAGGAAGTAGTGGTCAGCGAAAAACGCCCTACAGCTCGTCCCTCCAGTTTGACCTATGTGTCGGCATTTAATCAAAATATTGAAATTTACTTTCCAAAGCTGAGTGATCGTGTGACAAAAGCAACTATCACTTATATGGATGGCACAGAGAAAAAGATAGAACTTACTAAGTTTGAAGATCCGATCATTATTCATTTGAGTGAATATAAGTCCTATGATTTTTCTATACAGTATTTTACAAACGAGGGGACATCGTCAAAAGTTACGACCACGGTGTTAACGCCATTGTCGTATGAAGTGAAGTATAAACTTGACAATATACAAACCGAACCAATTGAAGGCGGGGTGAAATTTACTTTTCCTAAGACCCTCGACCGTTCGTTGAAATATACGATCAAATATACGGTAGAAGGGGAACAAAGAATAAAGACTGTAGATGGGCCAGCTGTAGAATCTATAGCGATTGATAAACTGTTTGACGAAACAAAACCAATTTCATTTAAACTTACTATTGTTGACGCTGAACTGAAAGTTGAAGCAAGTAAAGTGATTGAGCAAGCTCCTGGAGCACAAGCTATGGTTGGCGATGAAGCCGAGTTTACCGATCGATCCAATTGGATTGCGACAGTTTCAGATGCTCAGATTGATGATGGAGGGGGAGCAGCAGCGTTAATAGATAACGATATAATGTCCTTTTGGCATTCTCAGTATGATCCATCCATTCCTTTTCCGCATTGGTTCAAAATTGATTTTGGTAAGGCACGATTCATTTCTAAGATTGGAATGATCAGAAGATCTGGTGCAAATAATGGTTTTATTCAATACGATTTAGAAACATCATTGGATGGCATCACCTTCACAAAGGTAGCTTCAAATCTGTCATTTGACCCAGCAAATAGCAATTGGCAATATTATACGTTACCTAAAGTTACCAGAGGGCGTTATGTTCGGGTGACCATGACAAAACCAAAGGATGCTGGCGATGATTTTACGCATCTGGGTGAATTTAAGGCTTTTGGCTATTAA
- a CDS encoding DUF5008 domain-containing protein, whose translation MMKRLKTKIGYQLGLLSCLAISSCSKDIALGTDPYAGGKGSLGIGFYKSYSEPGTAKPGELVDFYVKGIAPYLGKLNFYVNNTKMEVVSAKDSLVTIKVPDQISSGDAKIEADGQVFYGPRLGIDGNVSRDVNYGMVNGFSSMVTDILPNAGGYIVTGAFSNFENEAVDKEIFRNGIHFIDGNGKSSAAMAFGEGANGYVNSVTKMSDGKFLLSGFFNKFDKTNVFGLVRLNPNGSVDSEVVDVINTTGNPLDARDTVCTFNAGITGSVSKVFGISDNRVIAVGNFDTHYKIDYTYSSRANKRQIGTKVKHIMRMKSDGSLDSSYMINNIGANAAIFDAELIDNERVIVTGPFTSFNGQPARGIVCIKADGSIDPSFNLGGTVDRVFDVSYNAKLKKILIAGVFSGLGANGKVKGIAVMNLDGSIDDQFVLGDISTGLVTFAQMLNNGRIIAQGTFDSYNSIKRSSFLVLEKDGTLLQKYNNQSPFEGSAIKIIESTSSLGFPALLIGGSIIQYGADRVGNIFKMEIKD comes from the coding sequence ATGATGAAACGATTAAAAACAAAAATAGGATACCAGCTTGGTTTGTTGTCCTGTCTTGCAATAAGTTCCTGCAGTAAGGATATTGCCTTGGGCACAGATCCTTATGCGGGTGGAAAAGGATCGCTTGGCATTGGATTTTATAAAAGCTATTCGGAGCCAGGGACTGCAAAACCAGGGGAATTGGTTGACTTTTATGTGAAAGGCATTGCGCCATATCTTGGCAAACTTAACTTCTATGTCAATAATACGAAAATGGAAGTGGTGAGTGCAAAGGATTCTTTGGTGACTATTAAGGTACCGGATCAAATTTCTTCGGGCGATGCGAAGATCGAAGCCGATGGGCAGGTTTTTTATGGGCCGCGGCTAGGGATCGATGGGAATGTTTCGAGAGACGTCAACTACGGTATGGTGAATGGCTTTTCCTCGATGGTGACGGATATTTTACCAAATGCGGGCGGTTATATTGTGACGGGTGCATTTTCCAATTTTGAAAATGAAGCCGTTGATAAAGAGATTTTTCGGAATGGTATTCATTTTATTGATGGTAACGGAAAGTCTTCAGCAGCAATGGCTTTTGGTGAGGGCGCAAATGGATATGTAAACTCGGTAACTAAAATGAGCGATGGGAAGTTTTTGTTAAGCGGATTCTTTAATAAGTTCGATAAAACAAATGTCTTTGGTCTTGTTCGGCTTAACCCCAATGGGTCCGTTGATTCTGAAGTTGTGGATGTCATTAATACCACTGGAAATCCTCTCGATGCACGTGATACGGTATGTACTTTCAACGCAGGAATTACCGGTAGTGTATCGAAAGTCTTTGGCATATCAGATAATCGTGTCATAGCTGTTGGGAATTTTGACACGCACTACAAGATCGATTATACCTATTCCTCCCGTGCAAATAAACGTCAAATTGGTACGAAAGTAAAGCATATTATGCGCATGAAATCGGATGGATCGTTGGATTCAAGCTATATGATAAATAATATAGGAGCAAATGCGGCGATTTTTGATGCAGAATTGATTGACAACGAGCGTGTAATCGTTACAGGGCCATTTACAAGTTTCAATGGTCAACCTGCACGAGGGATCGTCTGTATTAAAGCAGATGGCAGCATAGATCCTTCCTTTAATTTAGGTGGAACAGTTGATCGTGTATTTGACGTAAGTTATAATGCAAAACTAAAGAAAATTCTGATAGCAGGGGTGTTCAGTGGTTTGGGAGCAAATGGGAAAGTAAAGGGGATTGCTGTAATGAATCTGGATGGTAGTATTGATGATCAATTTGTTTTGGGTGATATAAGCACAGGGCTGGTGACCTTTGCACAGATGCTGAATAATGGGCGGATCATAGCTCAGGGGACCTTCGATAGCTATAATTCAATTAAGAGATCGAGCTTTCTGGTATTGGAAAAGGACGGTACTTTATTACAAAAATATAATAACCAGTCACCTTTTGAGGGCAGTGCAATTAAAATCATAGAGTCGACGTCATCGTTGGGTTTTCCGGCATTATTAATTGGCGGAAGTATTATACAATATGGAGCCGATCGTGTTGGAAATATCTTTAAGATGGAAATCAAAGATTAA
- a CDS encoding DUF4983 domain-containing protein, producing MNKYIKIIKNTLCGIGGMLLLVACNKDFPNLLQNFNEAKDSPASKDKVLLVILDGLSGSVVQDIEPENMTLLTRNGLVTYGSLADPTTDFKVTNTSVAASLLTGVNSDKTGVMSGDISTLNPQYPTIFERLKNEAHRSNFYTSSSAYGTYLGKNATVQIGADDQGVVTDALKGLQTDSADLNVVHLTKVEQAGLASGYTSESADYVTAVQNADKQIKQLVDAIKGRKSISNENWLVIVTSGKGGKTKNSESDFTAYGDSERSTYTLLYSPKFTRKIIPRPSAKDIPFVGNATRYTYAANNQVYGQLTDPNKFNVSASEDWTITFFAKHNSPNTTYNYAVFLAKRLQGFSGNGWNIFSESGGWGFNSSFANQTFGDYINDGEWHALTVVIKRSGTQDSVYTYTDGTKNSISGKVSQNVVANSNFDNTSPLRIGYSPGDGNTGCDLSLCNLQIYNRAFTHDEVKRYGGVTHIDESFPFWSNLQGYWPGYGDVNTSKLTEKAKKGAGDLSLKGPVSWTSFNELVPFFQPPIEGSFFRQVPNAVDVPFMVYQWLGITVESDWNLDGKSWSPAYVQIRK from the coding sequence ATGAATAAGTATATAAAAATAATAAAAAATACCCTTTGTGGAATTGGAGGAATGCTTTTGTTGGTTGCCTGTAATAAGGATTTTCCAAATCTGCTTCAAAATTTTAATGAGGCGAAAGATAGCCCCGCAAGTAAAGATAAGGTTTTGCTGGTTATCTTGGATGGGTTGTCGGGATCTGTTGTACAAGATATCGAACCTGAAAATATGACACTGTTGACGCGTAATGGATTGGTAACCTATGGCAGTTTAGCTGATCCGACTACTGACTTTAAAGTAACGAATACGTCTGTTGCTGCGTCACTATTGACTGGCGTGAATAGTGATAAAACAGGTGTTATGTCTGGAGATATCAGTACGTTAAATCCGCAATATCCAACCATTTTTGAGCGGTTGAAAAATGAAGCACATCGCTCCAATTTTTATACTTCATCTTCAGCATATGGTACTTACCTAGGTAAAAATGCGACAGTACAAATCGGTGCTGATGATCAGGGCGTAGTGACCGATGCATTAAAGGGATTACAAACAGATTCTGCCGATTTAAATGTGGTTCATCTTACAAAAGTAGAACAAGCTGGATTGGCGAGCGGTTACACCAGTGAGTCGGCTGACTATGTCACTGCTGTTCAAAACGCAGATAAGCAAATTAAACAATTGGTGGATGCAATCAAAGGCCGAAAGTCTATTTCCAATGAAAACTGGTTAGTGATCGTTACGTCAGGCAAAGGAGGCAAAACTAAAAACTCAGAGAGCGATTTTACAGCATATGGAGATAGTGAGCGGAGTACCTATACATTGTTATACTCACCTAAATTTACGCGGAAAATTATCCCTCGGCCGAGTGCAAAAGATATTCCTTTTGTAGGCAATGCTACTCGCTACACCTATGCAGCCAATAATCAGGTATATGGTCAGCTGACTGATCCGAACAAGTTTAACGTAAGTGCAAGTGAAGATTGGACGATTACCTTTTTTGCAAAACACAACAGTCCCAATACGACTTATAACTATGCAGTTTTTCTTGCCAAGCGTTTGCAGGGATTCAGCGGAAACGGCTGGAATATCTTTTCAGAAAGTGGGGGCTGGGGCTTCAATAGTTCTTTTGCCAATCAGACTTTTGGGGACTATATCAATGATGGTGAATGGCATGCACTTACTGTTGTGATTAAACGTAGCGGCACGCAAGATTCGGTGTATACGTATACCGACGGTACAAAAAATTCGATATCAGGTAAGGTTTCGCAAAATGTGGTTGCTAACAGTAATTTTGACAACACAAGTCCACTACGTATCGGATACAGCCCAGGTGATGGAAATACGGGCTGTGATCTTTCGCTTTGTAATTTACAAATTTATAACCGTGCCTTTACTCATGATGAGGTAAAACGCTATGGTGGTGTAACACATATTGATGAATCCTTTCCATTTTGGAGTAATCTTCAGGGATACTGGCCAGGCTATGGCGATGTGAATACAAGTAAGCTTACAGAGAAAGCAAAAAAAGGTGCTGGAGATCTATCGCTTAAGGGGCCGGTTTCATGGACAAGCTTCAATGAACTGGTTCCTTTCTTTCAACCTCCAATCGAAGGATCATTTTTTAGACAAGTTCCAAATGCGGTTGACGTTCCTTTTATGGTCTACCAGTGGCTGGGGATAACCGTAGAAAGCGATTGGAACTTGGATGGAAAAAGCTGGAGTCCGGCGTATGTGCAAATCAGAAAGTAA